Genomic DNA from Methanosarcina sp. MTP4:
TCGTAGGGGGGCTTTTTACGGCAGTATCCACCTCGCTTCCGGAACTTATAGTCACCTTTTCGGCAGTTCGGGAAGGAGCCCTGACCCTTGCCGTAAGCAACATCGTTGGAGGAAATACCTTTGACGTGCTCACCGTGGCTCTCGTGGACTTTGCCTACTCGGAAGGCTCCGTATACCACGTCTTTACCGGAAGCCAGACTTTCATAATCACCCTGACCCTGATCTTGAGTGCGATCCTGGTCATGGGGCTCCTGGACAGGGAAAGACACGGCATAGGAGGGATAGGCTGGGAAAGCTTTCTGATACTCGTCCTTTTTGTGGGGGGCTACTTTGTCCTGATTTTTACCTGAGCCGATTAAAGACTTACCTGAGCCAATATAAGGCTTAATTCTGATAAGGCTTAATTCCAAACCATTCCTGGCTGACGAAGTTCACCTCTGGCAAAGTTCACCCCTAATTTCCTCAAGAGAGTGAAAGGTTGAAGAATATTCATTTGTTTTTGCCCGGGGAAGCAGTAAAATTGGCTGCTCCGAAAAAGCGTAGACCTTAATTTTACGGCCTTTACAGCTCCATTTTACCTTCCGGACCGTTATCAGGCCAGCTTCTTCCAGCGCGTCAAGGTTGTATTTAAGGGTGTTCAGGCGAAGATCGAGTTCTGCTGCAAGCTCGCTTGCAGACATCTGTTTTTCCCGGAGATGTTTGAGGATCTGCATTGAAAGGGGCCTTGAAAGAGCCCTTGCAAGCAGTGGAACATCCTCAGGCAGTGATAATACCTGCACTGGTATCAAATCTTCAGTTATTTCCAAATCTTTCAACCTCCTTTCCAGTTTCCGGAAGCAAAAAACCCAAAAAAATTACAATTTTTTCATTGTATCTCAATTTTCATTGTATCTCAAT
This window encodes:
- a CDS encoding transcriptional regulator; this translates as MQVLSLPEDVPLLARALSRPLSMQILKHLREKQMSASELAAELDLRLNTLKYNLDALEEAGLITVRKVKWSCKGRKIKVYAFSEQPILLLPRAKTNEYSSTFHSLEEIRGELCQR